GCTGGGGAAGCAAAGGAGATATAAAACTGGGTGTGAATGTATCATACTCGGATATCAACAAAACTGCTGTTCTCATCGAAATTGCCAGAGAAAAAGGAAATTATGTTCCCGATCTTTCTTTTGGAACGCATTTTTTCCAGGACCTGGTAGAAGCTCAAATTCGTTATATCCCACTCTATCCTGATGAAAAAGAAAATATTTTCAACAACAATTTCTTCCGTTTTTCCAACAACATTCTACCCAACATTCTGCCCGAATACGAAGATATCCAAAAATGTGTAAAAGTTATCGATATTCCCAAAGAAACTGATGGTAAAATCCTGAAAATATTTATGAATGCAGATTTGGAAGAAGCCATCGCTTATGTAGGCAAGCCGGGAAATCATCGCCGAAATTCTCAGGATAATCCCGAATATTTTGAATCAACCGATGAAAACTACTGGTATTGGCGTTTGCAGGTTGCAGAATATTTAGCACAAAGCATCGACAGCAGTAAACTTGGTGTAAAAAATATGTACCTTTTTGGAAGTGTGAAAAACGCAAATGCAGGTCCTGCCAGCGATATAGATATTTTGGTTCATTTTAAGGGGAACAAGCAGCAAATGGCAAATTTGCAAGCCTGGCTGGAAGGCTGGAGTATTTGCCTCGATCATTTCAATTATCTGAAAACAGGTTACAAAACGGGTGGTCTTCTTGATGTTCACATCATCACAGATGATGATATTGAAAAGCAAACCAGTTATGCAGCGAAAATTGGAGCTGTAACCGATGCCGCCAGAAAATTGGAGATGAATAAATGATAAAAGCGTTATTCACCAGCGATTTACACGGCTCAATTCCCAAATATGAATTTTTATTCGAGCAGCTTATAAAGCAAAAACCGGCAGCTGTATTCATCACCGGCGATCTAACCGGAATCTCTGCAAACTCTTCTCTTTCTGCTGGAATTCACAATTTCTTATCTGATTATCTGGGTGCTAATCTGCAAAAGATCAAAAACAAAATGAAACAGGACTTCCCGCAAATTTTTGTGATACTGGGCAACGATGATCCAAAATCACAAGAAAGCGTTCTTAGAAAGCTTTCTGATAAAAATTTGTTGAATTATATTAACGAAAAAATCGTTAAATTCCAAAATTTCAGAATTGCTGGATATTCTTATGTTCCACCCACACCTTTTATGAATAAAGATTGGGAAAAATATGATGTTTCCAGATACGTCGATGTTGGTTGCATTTCACCTGAGCAAGGTTATCGAAGTATCGAAGTTGGCAAGCATGAACTTAGATATAATACAATAAAACGTGACCTTGACCGGTTATTTAAAGATGATCTTTCAAGGACTGTATTTCTGTTTCATTCTCCACCCTATCAAACCGATCTGGATCGAGCCGA
This Candidatus Cloacimonadota bacterium DNA region includes the following protein-coding sequences:
- a CDS encoding metallophosphoesterase; this encodes MIKALFTSDLHGSIPKYEFLFEQLIKQKPAAVFITGDLTGISANSSLSAGIHNFLSDYLGANLQKIKNKMKQDFPQIFVILGNDDPKSQESVLRKLSDKNLLNYINEKIVKFQNFRIAGYSYVPPTPFMNKDWEKYDVSRYVDVGCISPEQGYRSIEVGKHELRYNTIKRDLDRLFKDDLSRTVFLFHSPPYQTDLDRADLDRIFVDHAPVDVHVGSIAIKEFILNRSPYLTLHGHIHESTRITGNWMQKIGNTFCFQGALERNDIGLIKLDLDHPENAEMIMLD